The sequence GTTGCCAAAGAAGAGAACAAGCCGATGTTACTCTTCATTAACAGGCCAGGGTGTGGTGCATGTGAGTTTATGAAAGAGAATGTATTTACAGATAAGATGATTTATACTTATGTTAATGAACATTTCATACCTGTATCTTTAGATATCAATAAAAACGATGCGCCTAAAGACCTACAATCAGAAGTGACGCCAACATATCATTTTGTGAAATATGATGGAACAAAAATAAGAGAGACACTTTTTGGTGGGAAGACAGGTAAATTTTACCTGAACATACTCAAAGACGCGGTTGCTGCGTATAAATAATGAAAAAAGGTATTCTTCATGTCAAATAAAAAAATCATCACTGCACTTGGTGCAACTATTGCAGCCTCATTGTGTTGTGTTACTCCTATACTCGCTGTTTTAGCCGGCTCTAGTACTTTAGCTTCATCTTTCTCTTGGTTAGCACCCTATCACAACTATTTGGTTGTATTTACTATTCTTGTTTTACTTTATGCCTGGTATGATAAATTGAAACCATTAAAAGAGGTTGAATGTGCGTGTGATGAGAAAGAAGGATTTTTTTCAAGTAAAACTTTTTTAGCTATAGTTACCCTGTTTGCTGTAATCATGCTCTCTTTTCCTCAATGGGGAGATAAGGTCTTTGTCTCAGCACCAAGTGCAAAGAGTTGTGCGACAGGCACCTGCGAAACTGAAGTAGGCTCAAAAAAAGAAGCAAAAGCAAATTCACTACCCTCTAAACAAGGAGAATCAGCCTGCGAGACAGAGTCAGACTGTAATAAAAAACCATTTAAAACTGTTGAAAACACTCTACATAGTAAAGTGCCAGAGGGAGAGCAGGCATTAAAAGTTTTTAATTATATGAAGAGAGAAAGAACAAATCCAACGCCTTACAAACAAGTAGCATGTACTGGAACAGGACTTGCGAAATTGGATAATTCAATTGCAGAAAAAAGAGAGATTATTGAAGAGATGCCTCCTCCTGTACTAAAAAAGTTATTGGATGATGAAGAGGAAATTGTACTTCTTGATGTTCGTGAAGCAGGGCATAAGAATGGGCAAACCATAGATGCATTCGAGAGTCATTCTATGACTTACGGGAAAGTACTTTTTAACAGCTTGAAAGTCT is a genomic window of Sulfurovum sp. XGS-02 containing:
- a CDS encoding thioredoxin family protein, giving the protein MKKLIILLLMTLGLNASEITWFESYTKAAAVAKEENKPMLLFINRPGCGACEFMKENVFTDKMIYTYVNEHFIPVSLDINKNDAPKDLQSEVTPTYHFVKYDGTKIRETLFGGKTGKFYLNILKDAVAAYK
- a CDS encoding rhodanese-like domain-containing protein, translated to MSNKKIITALGATIAASLCCVTPILAVLAGSSTLASSFSWLAPYHNYLVVFTILVLLYAWYDKLKPLKEVECACDEKEGFFSSKTFLAIVTLFAVIMLSFPQWGDKVFVSAPSAKSCATGTCETEVGSKKEAKANSLPSKQGESACETESDCNKKPFKTVENTLHSKVPEGEQALKVFNYMKRERTNPTPYKQVACTGTGLAKLDNSIAEKREIIEEMPPPVLKKLLDDEEEIVLLDVREAGHKNGQTIDAFESHSMTYGKVLFNSLKVLQDEDAVIVVYSKLGLISLFAAATLKDLGYKNVYHLKGGLKAWELAGYPTVDEE